The following coding sequences lie in one Kribbella sp. NBC_00709 genomic window:
- a CDS encoding carbohydrate ABC transporter permease, giving the protein MFQQRTQKSGRSVATWYRSGGLSSIFFALPLVLIFLYFSWGPIVRGLVLSFQKNNLVLPAEWVGWSNFSYVLTDPQLPQAALNTLYFAFLALIFGFPVPLFLAVFISELRKTGWLYNVLSYLPAVVPPVAAILLWTFFYDPSGAGVFNSILGWFGIGPFAWLNSQTLAMPAIVLEATWAGAGATSIIYLAALTGVRTELYEAAELDGAGIWSRVWHVTLPQIRGIILIMMLLQLIGTFQVFTEPFLFTGGGPNNATMTVLLLIYRYAFVNGDFGAATALSVLLAVVLCALSVVYHFVTRRWSTT; this is encoded by the coding sequence ATGTTCCAGCAAAGAACCCAGAAGTCCGGCCGGAGCGTTGCCACCTGGTACCGCTCCGGCGGGCTCAGCAGCATCTTCTTCGCCCTGCCCCTGGTGCTGATCTTCCTGTACTTCTCCTGGGGCCCGATCGTTCGTGGACTGGTGCTCAGCTTCCAGAAGAACAACCTGGTGCTACCCGCCGAGTGGGTCGGGTGGTCGAACTTCAGCTACGTGCTGACCGACCCGCAACTCCCGCAGGCCGCGCTCAACACGCTGTACTTCGCCTTCCTGGCACTGATCTTCGGTTTCCCGGTGCCGTTGTTCCTGGCCGTGTTCATCAGCGAGCTGCGCAAGACCGGCTGGCTGTACAACGTGCTCTCGTACCTGCCGGCCGTCGTACCGCCGGTGGCCGCGATCCTGTTGTGGACGTTCTTCTACGACCCGAGCGGTGCGGGCGTCTTCAACTCGATCCTCGGCTGGTTCGGGATCGGTCCGTTCGCCTGGCTGAACTCGCAGACCCTGGCGATGCCGGCCATCGTCCTCGAGGCGACCTGGGCCGGCGCGGGCGCCACCTCGATCATCTACCTGGCGGCGCTGACCGGCGTACGCACGGAGTTGTACGAGGCGGCCGAGCTCGACGGGGCGGGGATCTGGAGCCGGGTCTGGCACGTCACCCTCCCGCAGATCCGCGGAATCATCCTGATCATGATGCTGCTGCAGCTGATCGGGACGTTCCAGGTGTTCACCGAACCGTTCCTGTTCACGGGCGGCGGACCGAACAACGCCACCATGACGGTCCTGCTGCTGATCTACCGGTACGCGTTCGTCAACGGAGACTTCGGCGCCGCGACCGCGCTCAGCGTGCTGCTCGCCGTGGTCCTGTGCGCACTGTCGGTCGTCTATCACTTCGTCACTCGCCGCTGGAGTACGACATGA
- a CDS encoding carbohydrate ABC transporter permease, producing the protein MSERGIISTADRQRGLVRYGLPAIQVVIFVAVAVAGVGPLLWLLKSGVSTSQDILSGPMQMWPSGIQLKNIPDAWNRVQIGAYLGNTAFIAIGSMISTLFVCTTGAFVLSILRPKWGPIVTGAVLATLFLPGVISLVPLYMTVLKMPLLGISLQNTFWAVWLPSAAGAFNVLVMKRYFDSIPRELIEAARIDGASNVRLFTALILPLSKPIVGVVALLTVIGSWKDYLWPLLVLPDPRLQPISVALPRVQKTTEISLQMSALFLAVLIPVVLFLVFQKQFLRGVGMAGGIKE; encoded by the coding sequence ATGTCCGAGCGCGGAATCATCTCGACAGCCGACCGGCAGCGCGGCCTGGTCCGCTACGGCCTGCCGGCGATCCAGGTGGTGATCTTCGTCGCCGTCGCGGTCGCCGGCGTCGGTCCACTGCTCTGGCTGCTCAAGTCCGGCGTCTCCACCAGCCAGGACATCCTCAGCGGCCCGATGCAGATGTGGCCGTCGGGCATCCAGCTGAAGAACATCCCCGACGCCTGGAACCGCGTCCAGATCGGCGCGTACCTCGGCAACACCGCGTTCATCGCGATCGGCTCGATGATCTCGACGCTGTTCGTGTGTACGACGGGCGCGTTCGTGCTCAGCATCCTGCGACCCAAATGGGGTCCGATCGTCACCGGCGCCGTACTCGCGACGCTGTTCCTGCCCGGCGTCATCTCCTTGGTCCCGCTCTACATGACGGTACTGAAGATGCCGTTGCTCGGGATCAGCCTGCAGAACACGTTCTGGGCGGTCTGGTTGCCGTCGGCGGCCGGCGCGTTCAACGTTTTGGTGATGAAGCGGTACTTCGACTCGATCCCGCGCGAGCTGATCGAGGCCGCCCGGATCGACGGGGCGAGCAACGTGCGGCTGTTCACGGCGCTGATCCTGCCGCTGTCCAAGCCGATCGTCGGCGTCGTCGCACTGCTGACGGTCATCGGGTCCTGGAAGGATTACCTCTGGCCGCTGCTCGTGCTGCCGGACCCGCGGCTGCAACCGATCTCGGTCGCGCTGCCGCGGGTGCAGAAGACCACCGAGATCTCGCTGCAGATGAGCGCCCTGTTCCTCGCGGTTCTGATACCTGTGGTGTTGTTCTTGGTGTTCCAGAAACAGTTCCTGCGCGGCGTGGGGATGGCGGGAGGAATCAAAGAGTGA
- a CDS encoding NAD-dependent epimerase/dehydratase family protein encodes MSELNGRRVLVTGAAGRIGLVTVEHLNGLGAKVTALSNVEHPDLKADRVLIGDTRSETDVARALEGAEYVVHLAALPHPSAGTPYDVYSVNVVSTFNVLAQAGALGIDRAVIASSINATGVPFNPHEIRQPYFPWDEKAPTDVADWYSLSKQNDENTARMAWRRWGIDVVSFRFPHVNSPDVLERMADNVRVKPASGLREAWSYLDTRDSAYAVELGLTASLSGAHAFFVAADTTTAPYATEDLLDAFAPEVPRSRRFVGREVPIDLTAVRTVLGFRAQHELDLPTLPLEL; translated from the coding sequence GTGAGTGAACTGAACGGCCGGCGCGTGCTGGTCACGGGGGCCGCCGGCCGGATCGGGCTGGTCACGGTCGAGCACCTGAACGGACTGGGTGCCAAGGTGACCGCCCTGTCGAACGTCGAGCACCCGGACCTGAAGGCGGACCGGGTGCTGATCGGCGACACCCGGTCCGAGACCGACGTGGCGCGGGCGCTGGAGGGTGCGGAGTACGTCGTCCACCTGGCGGCGCTGCCGCACCCCTCGGCCGGCACACCTTACGACGTCTACTCGGTCAACGTGGTGTCGACGTTCAACGTGCTCGCGCAGGCCGGTGCTCTCGGCATCGACCGGGCGGTGATCGCGAGCAGCATCAACGCGACCGGCGTCCCGTTCAACCCGCACGAGATCCGCCAGCCGTACTTCCCGTGGGACGAGAAGGCGCCGACCGACGTCGCCGACTGGTACTCGCTGTCCAAGCAGAACGACGAGAACACCGCGCGAATGGCGTGGAGGCGCTGGGGGATCGACGTGGTCTCCTTCCGGTTCCCACATGTGAATTCACCGGACGTGCTGGAGCGGATGGCCGACAATGTCCGGGTGAAGCCGGCCAGCGGTCTACGGGAGGCCTGGAGCTATCTGGACACCCGGGACTCGGCGTACGCCGTCGAGCTCGGGCTGACCGCGTCGCTGTCCGGGGCGCACGCCTTCTTCGTTGCCGCCGACACCACCACCGCGCCGTACGCGACCGAGGACCTGCTCGACGCGTTCGCGCCGGAGGTACCGCGCTCGCGGCGGTTCGTCGGCCGCGAGGTGCCGATCGACCTGACCGCGGTCCGGACCGTGCTCGGCTTCCGGGCCCAGCACGAACTCGACCTACCCACCCTTCCTCTGGAGCTCTGA
- a CDS encoding enolase C-terminal domain-like protein encodes MPSNFDQPWPVRDDIRIREVKAIVTAPQGIPLVVVKIDTTEPGLYGLGCATFTQRWKAVQTFVDEHLSRLLVGRYPGDIGDLTRLAGYSGYWRGGPVTNNAISGIDQALWDIAGKRAGMPVYELLGGKVRAAADTYIHASGKTIEDTIDHAQKLIAQGWRHIRLQMSTPGGGGYGAPRVPTLYPDAPYHNGWSARDYLRTTPELFAEARHALPDNIELLHDVHSRLTPKEAVLLARSLEPHRLFFLEDVLAPELWDRLPEVRAASPVPLAVGELTTSFGDAVRLIRDGGVDFIRSHVSDIGGLTPARKLADLAEISGVRTAWHGPGDTSPIGAAANVALDVSSVAFGIQEGHIYDEAVHEVFPGTLRIEDGWLRPNEAPGWGIDVDLEAAARYPARLSGHDEWAAGVRRIDGALEAP; translated from the coding sequence ATGCCCTCGAACTTCGACCAACCGTGGCCCGTCCGCGACGACATCCGGATCCGCGAGGTGAAGGCGATCGTCACGGCGCCGCAAGGCATCCCGCTGGTGGTCGTGAAGATCGACACCACCGAACCCGGCCTGTACGGGCTGGGTTGCGCCACGTTCACCCAGCGCTGGAAGGCGGTGCAGACCTTCGTCGACGAGCACCTGTCCCGGCTCCTCGTCGGCCGCTACCCGGGTGACATCGGCGACCTGACCCGCCTGGCCGGGTACTCCGGCTACTGGCGCGGCGGCCCGGTCACGAACAACGCGATCTCCGGTATCGACCAGGCGCTGTGGGACATCGCCGGCAAGCGCGCCGGCATGCCGGTGTACGAGCTGCTCGGCGGCAAGGTCCGTGCCGCCGCCGACACCTACATCCACGCCAGCGGCAAGACGATCGAGGACACGATCGACCACGCCCAGAAGCTGATCGCGCAGGGCTGGCGCCACATCCGGCTGCAGATGTCCACGCCGGGCGGCGGCGGGTACGGCGCTCCGCGGGTGCCGACGCTGTACCCGGACGCGCCGTACCACAACGGCTGGTCGGCGCGGGACTACCTGCGGACGACGCCGGAGCTGTTCGCCGAGGCCCGGCACGCGCTGCCGGACAACATCGAGCTGCTGCACGACGTCCACTCCCGGCTGACGCCGAAGGAAGCGGTGCTGCTGGCGCGTTCGCTGGAGCCGCACCGGTTGTTCTTCCTCGAGGACGTGCTGGCGCCGGAGCTGTGGGACCGGCTGCCCGAGGTGCGTGCCGCCTCGCCGGTTCCGCTGGCCGTCGGCGAGCTGACGACGTCGTTCGGTGACGCGGTCCGGCTGATCCGGGACGGCGGTGTCGACTTCATCCGATCGCATGTCTCGGACATCGGCGGTCTGACCCCGGCCCGCAAGCTGGCCGATCTGGCCGAGATCTCCGGCGTACGGACGGCCTGGCACGGGCCTGGCGACACCTCGCCGATCGGGGCCGCGGCGAATGTCGCGCTCGACGTCAGTTCTGTTGCCTTCGGCATCCAAGAGGGCCATATCTACGACGAGGCCGTGCACGAGGTGTTCCCCGGGACGCTGCGGATCGAGGACGGCTGGCTGCGGCCGAACGAGGCGCCCGGCTGGGGTATCGACGTCGATCTGGAGGCGGCGGCTCGTTATCCCGCGCGACTGTCCGGACACGACGAGTGGGCAGCCGGAGTCCGACGAATCGACGGAGCGCTCGAAGCACCGTAA
- a CDS encoding ROK family transcriptional regulator, whose amino-acid sequence MNDSVDNLTDLRRAGANQYDLGSFNEAVIIETIRLAGIISRTEISRRTGLTQQSVSRILRILLQQGLLVEEAQERAERLGKPRTPVRMRSNAAHAVGIHIDPELLTVAVVDLDGTIVRRETVDLADGLEAGKLIDLTAATVSAALSISQVDPASMLGVGVAVPGPIDTDGSLLALPLQPAWRGLKIRKLLQERLNHPVLVEKDGTAAAIGERWIGRSARARDFAYLYLGTGVGSGLILNGSIYRGGSANAGEFGQIAALRMGEWDPEDGPRMVPECNPTASLPVIAAEFGYVETDPGATDEAKRYKAVCKAAADGDAAAVKAVTQVARVVGQGAVGLVDLLDIDLVVLGGPAYMKEVSEIFLTEIGRAVNAHPVARETRPVAVEESMLQTDAAAVGAASTIFHDAFTPRVSGSSQARRLPK is encoded by the coding sequence ATGAACGATTCGGTTGACAACCTGACGGACCTGCGGCGCGCGGGTGCGAACCAGTACGACCTGGGCTCGTTCAACGAGGCCGTGATCATCGAGACGATCCGGCTGGCCGGCATCATCAGCCGGACCGAGATCTCCCGCCGGACCGGTCTCACGCAGCAGTCGGTGTCGCGGATCCTGCGCATCCTCCTCCAGCAAGGCCTGCTGGTGGAGGAGGCGCAGGAGCGCGCGGAGCGGCTCGGCAAGCCGCGGACCCCGGTGCGGATGCGGTCGAACGCCGCCCACGCGGTCGGCATCCACATCGACCCGGAGCTGCTCACGGTCGCGGTCGTCGACCTGGACGGGACGATCGTCCGCCGCGAGACCGTCGACCTCGCCGACGGCCTGGAGGCGGGCAAGCTCATCGACCTGACCGCGGCGACCGTGTCCGCGGCGTTGAGCATCAGCCAGGTCGATCCCGCCTCGATGCTCGGCGTCGGCGTCGCCGTACCAGGGCCGATCGACACCGACGGGTCGCTGCTCGCGTTGCCGCTGCAGCCGGCCTGGCGCGGGCTGAAGATCCGCAAGTTGCTGCAGGAGCGGCTCAACCATCCCGTGCTGGTGGAGAAGGACGGTACGGCGGCCGCGATCGGCGAGCGCTGGATCGGGCGGTCGGCCCGGGCCCGCGACTTCGCCTACCTCTATCTCGGTACGGGCGTCGGCAGCGGCCTGATCCTGAACGGGTCGATCTATCGCGGCGGTTCGGCGAACGCGGGCGAGTTCGGGCAGATCGCGGCCTTGCGGATGGGGGAGTGGGACCCGGAGGATGGGCCGCGGATGGTGCCCGAGTGCAATCCGACGGCGTCGTTGCCGGTGATCGCGGCCGAGTTCGGGTACGTCGAGACCGACCCGGGCGCGACCGACGAGGCCAAGCGGTACAAGGCGGTGTGCAAGGCGGCCGCCGATGGCGATGCGGCTGCCGTGAAGGCGGTCACGCAGGTGGCGCGGGTGGTCGGGCAGGGCGCGGTCGGGTTGGTGGACCTGCTCGACATCGACCTCGTGGTGCTCGGCGGACCGGCGTACATGAAGGAGGTCTCGGAGATCTTCCTGACCGAGATCGGGCGCGCGGTGAACGCGCATCCGGTGGCCCGGGAGACGCGGCCGGTCGCGGTCGAGGAGTCGATGTTGCAGACCGACGCGGCCGCGGTCGGGGCGGCGTCCACGATCTTCCACGATGCGTTCACCCCTCGCGTGTCGGGCTCCAGTCAGGCACGTAGGCTGCCGAAGTGA
- a CDS encoding GNAT family N-acetyltransferase yields MIAARSLTPDVELRIGTLDDAPALADAQVRSREHLRPWEPVRTEKWFTTAGQVERMTGQLERFKNGHVVPWVLAEGDRVVGQITLSDLVPGPFRSASLGYWLAVDALGRGLMGRAVEAVAEIADTELKLHRIEASTLTGNAASQRVLDRAGFHQIGMAPTYLHIDGHWQDCNLYQRILNTREPGA; encoded by the coding sequence GTGATCGCAGCCCGCTCGCTGACTCCCGACGTGGAACTCCGGATCGGCACCCTGGACGACGCCCCTGCCCTTGCCGATGCGCAGGTCCGTAGCCGGGAGCATCTGCGGCCGTGGGAGCCGGTCCGGACCGAGAAGTGGTTCACGACCGCCGGTCAGGTGGAGCGGATGACCGGCCAGCTCGAGCGCTTCAAGAACGGGCACGTTGTGCCGTGGGTGCTCGCCGAAGGCGACCGGGTGGTCGGGCAGATCACGTTGAGCGATCTGGTGCCGGGCCCGTTCCGCAGCGCGAGCCTCGGGTACTGGCTCGCCGTCGACGCGCTCGGGCGCGGGCTGATGGGCCGCGCGGTGGAGGCGGTCGCCGAGATCGCGGACACCGAACTGAAGCTGCACCGCATCGAGGCAAGCACGCTGACGGGCAACGCGGCCTCCCAGCGGGTCCTCGACCGGGCAGGCTTCCACCAGATCGGGATGGCACCGACGTACCTACACATCGACGGCCACTGGCAAGACTGCAACCTCTACCAACGCATCCTCAACACCCGCGAACCCGGCGCCTGA
- a CDS encoding Gfo/Idh/MocA family protein yields the protein MADTQQQVAIVGCGIIGRTHAKTIAERPDAIVTALVDPDPAAREAVRAQLTEAGQPEPKVYDDLAAALSGSDVSLVAICTPSGSHAELAEQALAEKKHVVVEKPVDVNVARARRLGAAATRAANNGVMSSVISQHRFDAGSAVIKQAIDAGRFGQLTSCTATVAWWRSDEYYAQAGWRGTWAQDGGGALMNQGVHTVDLMLWFMGRPVSIQAQALRAAHHAIEVEDTVVATITFESGAVGTLHATTAAFPGGRTRVSVHGTEGGAEVEDDVLSRLNVDGVKDEASTDVGDPGGHKAQYDDILTAIAGGKQPAITVQDAIEALATVRAVYIASTLQRPVKFEDVLEGKYDDVEVSRGIGLPPN from the coding sequence ATGGCTGACACACAACAGCAGGTCGCGATCGTGGGTTGCGGCATCATCGGCCGGACCCATGCCAAGACCATCGCGGAACGGCCGGATGCGATCGTCACCGCACTCGTCGACCCGGACCCCGCCGCCCGGGAGGCGGTACGGGCGCAGCTGACCGAGGCCGGACAGCCGGAGCCGAAGGTGTACGACGACCTGGCCGCGGCGCTGAGTGGGTCGGACGTATCGCTGGTCGCGATCTGCACGCCGAGCGGTTCACATGCCGAGCTGGCCGAGCAGGCGCTGGCCGAGAAGAAGCACGTCGTCGTCGAGAAGCCGGTCGACGTCAATGTGGCCCGGGCCCGCCGCCTGGGTGCGGCGGCCACCCGGGCCGCGAACAACGGTGTGATGTCGTCGGTGATCAGCCAGCACCGGTTCGACGCCGGCAGCGCGGTGATCAAGCAGGCGATCGACGCCGGCCGGTTCGGTCAGCTGACGTCGTGCACGGCAACGGTCGCCTGGTGGCGCAGCGACGAGTACTACGCCCAGGCCGGATGGCGCGGGACGTGGGCGCAGGACGGCGGTGGCGCACTGATGAACCAGGGCGTGCACACCGTCGACCTGATGCTGTGGTTCATGGGCCGCCCGGTCAGCATCCAGGCGCAGGCGTTGCGGGCGGCGCATCATGCGATCGAGGTCGAGGACACGGTGGTCGCGACCATCACCTTCGAGAGCGGCGCGGTCGGCACCTTGCACGCGACGACCGCGGCGTTCCCTGGTGGGCGCACGCGGGTGTCGGTCCACGGCACCGAAGGCGGTGCTGAGGTGGAGGACGACGTCCTGAGCCGGTTGAACGTCGACGGGGTCAAGGACGAGGCGTCCACGGACGTAGGCGATCCCGGCGGCCACAAGGCGCAGTACGACGACATCCTGACCGCGATTGCCGGCGGCAAACAGCCGGCCATCACCGTCCAGGACGCCATCGAGGCGCTGGCCACGGTCCGGGCCGTCTACATTGCGTCCACTCTCCAACGCCCGGTCAAGTTCGAAGACGTCCTCGAAGGCAAGTACGACGACGTCGAGGTATCCCGAGGCATCGGCCTACCACCCAACTGA